The window GCGGCGAAATCACGGCCCCACAGTGGCACACGCCCTTTCGCTGGGGTGGAGACGACCGGGACTAGCCAGCAAGAGGTTTTGCTTTTGCGGCGGCTCGCTTAAGACGACGCGATGACGGATTCCAATCCCTGGGTTGAACTGCGCTCTGCCCGCCATGCGCCCCTTCTTGCGCTCATGTGCCTTGGCATCTGGCTGAATGCTGCCGATACATTGGTGACCGTAACGATCATGCCGAGCGTCGCGCGGGCGATCGGCGGCTATGAATGGTTTGGCTGGACTGTTGCTGCCTATCTGGTTGGATCGATCCTGGCGAGCGCAAGTGCGGCAAGGCTCGCGGGAGATTTCGGGACACGGCGGATGACCATCTTGTTCGGTCTCGTCTATGCCGCCGGCTGCGCACTTGGCGCGCTTGCGCCGGCCATGCCCATGTTTGTGGCAGGGCGCTTCGTGCAGGGCGTGGGCGCAGGGGCCATTGTCGCGCTGTGCTATATTGCCATTCCCAACAACTTCCCCGAGCGGGTCTGGCCCGCTGTCTTTGGGGCGATCTCTGCAATCTGGGGCATTGCAACCTTGCTTGGTCCCTTGCTCGGCGGCCTGTTTGCCAGCGGGCAACATTGGCGAACCTTGTTCTGGCTGTTTGCGGCGCAAGCTTTGGTCTTTGCCGCGCTTATACGCTGGTTTGCGGCAGCGGATGGAGATGTCGATGCAACCAAGGGTATCCCTGCGCGCCAGTTGGTCGTCCTGCTGTTGTCAGTGACATCCCTCGGCTCGGCGGCACTGGTCCGGGATACGCTGTTGGCAACCGCGCTGGTTATTTCAAGTGGATTGGGTTTCCTTGCCCTGCTCTGGATAGACCGGCGGGCCGAGGTGCGGCTGCTGCCGCGCGACGCGGGAAACCTGAGCAGTGCGGCAGGACAGGGATATTTCATCATTTTCGCCACCGAAGCCGCTGCGATCGGCTTCAGTGTTTATGGAACGGCGTTCCTGCAAGCGATTCATGGACTGTCTGCGCTGTTGGCCGGCTTCATCCTCGGCGGCATCGCGGCGGGGTGGACGGTCACGGCACTGCTCGTCTCCCGAGGTGGGGCGGGTCGCGATGCTCTCTGGTTGAAGCTTGGCGTGGGGATCATCGCCGCCGGCATTGTCTTTGGCAGTTGGGCCGTTCCGCGCGGCTCTCCGGTTGTCGTGGGCGTTGCCATGCTCCTGCTTGGCTCTGGCTTCGGGTTGGCCTGGGCATTCATTGCAAAGGCGATCATCGGCGGCCTTTCCGGAGAAGAACGAGATGCCGGATCGACTGCGATCCCGACCGCCCAATTGATTGGAGGGGCATTCGGATCTGCTGGATCCGGTGCCATGGCGGCCGCATTGGGGTTCCGCGATGGTATTGACCCGGATCTGGCGATCCAGACGGGACCACTGCTGTTCCTGATTTTCCTGCCTTTTGGCGTGGCTGCGCTTGCTGCAGCCTTCAGGCTTGCCCGCAGCTTGTGATCAGGACGGCGGAAGTGGCCTTGGTCGATGATTCTCATCAAGCGCGACAAAGGTGAACAAGCCTTCGGTGACCTTCACCTCACTTGCCCCTCTGTCCCGCGTCGCGACGACTTCCAACTTGATCGCAAGCGACGTCCGTCCGCGCTTCACGACACGCCCGTAAATGGAAATGACATCCCGAACCAGAATCGGCGCGATGAATTCCATCGCTTCGATTGCCACGGTTGCGCATGCGCCTTGACAGACATTGCTGGCAATGATGCCCCCGGCGATATCCATTTGTGACAAGACCCAGCCGCCGAAGATGTGGCCGTTTGAATTGATGTCTCGATGTTGGGGAACGACCCGCAGGACTGGGTCCTTTCGTTCGCTCATTGAGACTCGTCCAGTTCCGGGAAGGGGTCGAGAACCGATTCGTCATGGCCGCTTCCCGAGCTGAGGAAAACCAGACCCATCAGAGCGGCCGCCAACAACACGGAAAAGAAGATTCCGCACGCGGTGCCGATCAGCATCGCCCAAGGCATTGGGCCGATCATCCAGCGCAAGACGGCCAAGCCGATGATGACAGCGAGAAGTGACGCCCCGACCATCCACCACAGGAGCGACCGATAGCGGCCCCATGCGAATGCGGCATATCCGGGATCTTCCAGACTCGACGATCGAATGTCCATGCTTCCCCTTGAACCTGACGGGCAAATTCAGCAAGATGCGCTAAGGAAGAGGAGGGCCTGGGCCATGACGATCAGGGCAATACTCCAGTCGAAGGGCAATGACGTGCTCTCGGTGTCCGGAAGCGCAACGGTTGCTGATGCTGTTGCGCTACTGGCGGAAAAGCGCATCGGCGCACTTCCCGTGATCGACGGGGGAAAGGTGCGCGGTATCTTTTCGGAGCGCGACGTACTTTATGGTCTGGCACGGGAAGGCGCCAAAATCCTCGACCAAAAGGTTTCTGACGTGATGATTTCGCCGGCCATTACGGTTGAGCCAGATAGTCCTGTGCTGACTGCGCTTTCGCTGATGACACGACGGCGGATCCGTCATTTGCCGGTTGTGGAAGGTGATGCGGCGATCGGCTTTGTTTCGATCGGGGATCTGGTCAAATATCGAATCGACAAGATCGAGGCGGAAGCGGCCGCCATGCGCGAATATATCCAGAGTGCCTGAAGCCGTGGCGCGACGGTGCGATTCGTAAAGTATTGAGCCGAATCATCGGCTTCCTGCAAGCCTTCTGACGCGAAGACCGACTGTTGGCGGGCTCTTTTGCGGTTCGTCGGCCTGCTCGTCTGGCGAATTTCTGCCCGATCCACGGGTTCTTGAAACAAAATTGCAAGATTGGTGTTGACGGGCGGAAATGTCGCGTCTAGTGGCCCTCTTGTCGCGGCGATGAGGCTCTCGCTTCCCACCGCTTCCGCAACATGGCAGACGTCCGGTCACCCCGGTAAAAGGGGGGAACCAAAGGCGTCGGCATTTTGCGCTCTTTCTCATTGTCGGTTTAGATGAAGGGACATGTGGGCGGCGGCCCCGGGTCCAACGGCTTCAAGGCGTTGGTCACTCGGTTAAATTAGCCGTTCCTATATGTCCTATCACGTATCCATTACGTAATAGATTTGTGCAGGAACGGCTCCTTGAAATGAGCGGTTGTCTGAGGGAATTCCACCTTTTGACAATCGGACATCAAACTTGAGAGTTTGATCCTGGCTCAGAACGAACGCTGGCGGCATGCCTAACACATGCAAGTCGAACGATGCCTTCGGGCATAGTGGCGCACGGGTGCGTAACGCGTGGGAATCTGCCCTTGGGTTCGGAATAACTCAGAGAAATTTGAGCTAATACCGGATGATGACGTAAGTCCAAAGATTTATCGCCCAAGGATGAGCCCGCGTAAGATTAGCTAGTTGGTGGGGTAAAGGCCTACCAAGGCGACGATCTTTAGCTGGTCTGAGAGGATGATCAGCCACACTGGGACTGAGACACGGCCCAGACTCCTACGGGAGGCAGCAGTGGGGAATATTGGACAATGGGCGAAAGCCTGATCCAGCAATGCCGCGTGAGTGATGAAGGCCTTAGGGTTGTAAAGCTCTTTTACCAGGGATGATAATGACAGTACCTGGAGAATAAGCTCCGGCTAACTCCGTGCCAGCAGCCGCGGTAATACGGAGGGAGCTAGCGTTGTTCGGAATTACTGGGCGTAAAGCGTGCGTAGGCGGTGACTCAAGTCAGAGGTGAAAGCCTGGAGCTCAACTCCAGAACTGCCTTTGAAACTAGGTCGCTAGAATCTGGGAGAGGTGAGTGGAATTCCGAGTGTAGAGGTGAAATTCGTAGATATTCGGAAGAACACCAGTGGCGAAGGCGGCTCACTGGACCAGAATTGACGCTGAGGCACGAAAGCGTGGGGAGCAAACAGGATTAGATACCCTGGTAGTCCACGCCGTAAACGATGATAACTAGCTGCCAGGGCTCTTAGAGCTTTGGTGGCGCAGCTAACGCATTAAGTTATCCGCCTGGGGAGTACGGTCGCAAGATTAAAACTCAAAGGAATTGACGGGGGCCTGCACAAGCGGTGGAGCATGTGGTTTAATTCGAAGCAACGCGCAGAACCTTACCAGCGTTTGACATCCTGATCGCGGATAGTGGAGACACTTTCCTTCAGTTCGGCTGGATCAGTGACAGGTGCTGCATGGCTGTCGTCAGCTCGTGTCGTGAGATGTTGGGTTAAGTCCCGCAACGAGCGCAACCCTCGTCCTTAGTTGCCATCATTTAGTTGGGCACTCTAAGGAAACCGCCGGTGATAAGCCGGAGGAAGGTGGGGATGACGTCAAGTCCTCATGGCCCTTACGCGCTGGGCTACACACGTGCTACAATGGCAACTACAGTGGGCAGCAAACTCGCGAGGGTGAGCTAATCTCCAAAAGTTGTCTCAGTTCGGATTGTTCTCTGCAACTCGAGAGCATGAAGGCGGAATCGCTAGTAATCGCGGATCAGCATGCCGCGGTGAATACGTTCCCAGGCCTTGTACACACCGCCCGTCACACCATGGGAGTTGGTTTCACCCGAAGGCAGTGCTCTAACCCGCAAGGGAGGAAGCTGACCACGGTGGGATCAGCGACTGGGGTGAAGTCGTAACAAGGTAGCCGTAGGGGAACCTGCGGCTGGATCACCTCCTTTCTAAGGATTTGGCGGAAAGCGCCAGGACTTGTTCCTGGAAGAGCTTCCTCCGATCT of the Aquisediminimonas profunda genome contains:
- a CDS encoding CBS domain-containing protein, encoding MTIRAILQSKGNDVLSVSGSATVADAVALLAEKRIGALPVIDGGKVRGIFSERDVLYGLAREGAKILDQKVSDVMISPAITVEPDSPVLTALSLMTRRRIRHLPVVEGDAAIGFVSIGDLVKYRIDKIEAEAAAMREYIQSA
- a CDS encoding MFS transporter; the encoded protein is MTDSNPWVELRSARHAPLLALMCLGIWLNAADTLVTVTIMPSVARAIGGYEWFGWTVAAYLVGSILASASAARLAGDFGTRRMTILFGLVYAAGCALGALAPAMPMFVAGRFVQGVGAGAIVALCYIAIPNNFPERVWPAVFGAISAIWGIATLLGPLLGGLFASGQHWRTLFWLFAAQALVFAALIRWFAAADGDVDATKGIPARQLVVLLLSVTSLGSAALVRDTLLATALVISSGLGFLALLWIDRRAEVRLLPRDAGNLSSAAGQGYFIIFATEAAAIGFSVYGTAFLQAIHGLSALLAGFILGGIAAGWTVTALLVSRGGAGRDALWLKLGVGIIAAGIVFGSWAVPRGSPVVVGVAMLLLGSGFGLAWAFIAKAIIGGLSGEERDAGSTAIPTAQLIGGAFGSAGSGAMAAALGFRDGIDPDLAIQTGPLLFLIFLPFGVAALAAAFRLARSL
- a CDS encoding acyl-CoA thioesterase, encoding MSERKDPVLRVVPQHRDINSNGHIFGGWVLSQMDIAGGIIASNVCQGACATVAIEAMEFIAPILVRDVISIYGRVVKRGRTSLAIKLEVVATRDRGASEVKVTEGLFTFVALDENHRPRPLPPS